The Polynucleobacter necessarius genome has a window encoding:
- the purD gene encoding phosphoribosylamine--glycine ligase: MKILLVGSGGREHALAWKLAQSPQVQSVYVAPGNGGTATAKQDAAGIQNLPISGLQELADFAKREKIHLTVAGPEAPLAAGIVDVFRNNGLRIFGPTQLAAQLESSKDFSKAFMKRHGIPTAEYQTFSNALEAHAYIDAKGAPIVIKADGLAAGKGVVVAMDLAEAHAAVDMMLADNKLGNAGARVVIEEFLTGEEASFIVLVDGKHVLALATSQDHKRLLDADQGPNTGGMGAYSPAPVVTPEIHARALREVIMPTVKGMKADGIPYTGFLYAGLMISPDDKIKTLEFNCRMGDPETQPIMARLRSDLVNALDHAVDGTLNEVELDWDRRTALGVVLAAHNYPDTPRNGDLITGIPADTEDQLTFHAGTKLQDGKLLTSGGRVMCVVGLSDTVRGAQQKAYEAISKIQFDGMQYRKDIGYRAVK; the protein is encoded by the coding sequence ATGAAAATTCTTTTAGTTGGATCCGGCGGCCGTGAACATGCATTGGCATGGAAGCTTGCTCAATCCCCACAAGTTCAAAGCGTATATGTAGCGCCAGGCAACGGTGGCACAGCCACTGCAAAGCAGGATGCTGCAGGCATTCAAAACCTTCCTATTTCAGGCCTTCAAGAATTGGCAGACTTTGCCAAGCGTGAAAAAATTCATCTAACCGTAGCTGGTCCTGAGGCCCCATTGGCTGCAGGCATCGTAGATGTATTCCGCAATAATGGCTTGCGTATTTTTGGGCCAACCCAACTTGCCGCTCAATTGGAGTCCTCAAAGGATTTCTCAAAAGCATTTATGAAGCGTCATGGCATTCCAACAGCGGAATACCAAACATTTTCAAATGCATTAGAGGCGCATGCTTACATTGACGCTAAAGGTGCGCCGATTGTTATCAAGGCCGATGGTCTAGCTGCAGGCAAAGGTGTTGTTGTAGCAATGGATCTTGCAGAAGCCCATGCAGCCGTCGATATGATGCTCGCCGACAACAAATTGGGTAATGCTGGTGCACGCGTAGTCATTGAAGAATTTCTGACTGGCGAAGAAGCGAGCTTCATCGTACTCGTAGATGGCAAACATGTTTTAGCCTTAGCCACTAGCCAAGACCATAAACGTCTACTCGATGCTGATCAGGGTCCCAACACAGGCGGCATGGGTGCATACTCCCCTGCCCCAGTTGTCACTCCAGAAATTCATGCACGCGCTTTACGAGAGGTCATCATGCCTACTGTGAAGGGTATGAAGGCTGATGGCATTCCTTACACTGGCTTCCTCTATGCGGGTCTGATGATTTCTCCGGATGACAAGATTAAGACTTTGGAATTTAATTGCCGCATGGGTGATCCAGAGACACAACCCATCATGGCGCGCCTGCGTAGTGATTTAGTGAATGCCTTAGACCATGCAGTTGACGGAACCCTGAACGAAGTGGAGTTAGATTGGGATCGTCGTACCGCATTAGGCGTAGTGCTCGCAGCCCATAACTATCCAGATACACCGCGCAATGGCGACCTTATCACCGGCATTCCAGCCGACACCGAAGACCAGTTGACCTTTCATGCTGGTACCAAGCTGCAAGATGGCAAGCTTCTCACCTCAGGGGGTCGAGTGATGTGCGTAGTGGGTCTATCAGATACTGTTCGCGGTGCTCAGCAAAAAGCGTATGAGGCTATTTCTAAAATTCAATTTGATGGCATGCAATATCGCAAAGATATTGGCTATCGCGCAGTGAAGTAA